The following is a genomic window from Patescibacteria group bacterium.
GAAATTAAGTTTAAATTCTTATAGTTACTATGTCCATTAAGTCTGATATTTCTTAAAATTACAATTTACCAGACTGAACAATTTCTAATAAATCTTTATGTAATAGTCCATTAGAAATTATACAGCCAAGGCCGTCTTCGTCATATCTTCTTTCTTCTCCATCTAAATCAGTTACCTTTCCGCCAGCTTCCTCTGTAATAATTTTTAATGCTGCAACATCATGACCATTTTTGCCATAAAATGCACCCGCGACAAACTTACCATTAGCTATTTGAATGGCACCATAAATAAAAGAGGGAAATTTCATAACTCTTGATTTCTTCTCACCTAATAGTTTATGGACCGGTAAGTTTGAAAAGCCAACATCTTTTCCTGAAGCACCAGTAAGTGAGTATGTATTTAAAAATGTATCAGTTTTAGATACAGATATTTCTTTACCGTTTCTATATGCTCCACTACCTTTGTATGCCCAATACATGTTTTTCATTACTGGGTCATTTATCAAACCTAAAATAGGTAAACCATTTGATTGGTCTACTAAAGCAATAGAGAAAACAAACATTGGTAGGCCACAAGAAAAAGCCATCGTCCCATCGATTGGATCGCAAACCCAAATATATTTTGAATTTTCTTTTTTATCACTTATTTCCTCTCCATAGATACTATGTTCTGGATAAGTTTCGTTTATTCTTTTTATAACCATATCATTAATTTCGATGTCAGCTTTTGTTAGCGGAGTATTATCTTCTTTCCAAGTACTATCAACTTCAAAGCTAAAATACTTCAAAGCTATTTCCTCAGCTTCTCTAGCAAGTTTTTTAGCAAATTCTAGATATTGTTTCATAAAACTATTTCATTAAATCATTGACACTAATACCCAAACCCTTTGCAATCTTTACTACTGTCTGTATTGACGACTTGGTGATGATATTTGCCTAGCTAGACATTATAATTTGTACCGATCTCACTAAAAGTAAGATATCTAACTTATACTCATAGATGTTTTACTTTAACTTCATCAAGAAGAATTTTTAGCTTGTCGCTAATATTAATTTTGTATAGGTTTCCTTTACTGCGAATTGTTTTAAACGATTCTGGCAATGTCAGCACCTCGCTTTTCAGTAGCATCTTCGTGTCCTCGATAGTTGGGATTTTAGCAACTACTTTTCCATTTTCAATAATCTTTTCGAGTAGCGGTTTACCAAGGTTTTCTCCATCAAGCCCTATTATGTCACGTGAAATCTTTCCATCTTCGTATACGCGAAAGACTTGTTTCCGCCCCGGATAACTCTCTTTCCCTATAGTCAATTTGGCTTTCTGTTCAACAATTCCATCCTCATGTCTTAATTCAGCCATCTTGTATACGAGCTCTAATACTGGACAATCGATAGTGTTGTTTAATGCCGTCGCGGAAACATAGCAGTCGATGGGGGTTTTACTTTTTACCATATCATCGATGTTATATTCATCAAGACCTCCCATAGCCTGAATCCGTATTTCTTCCAAGCCGTTTTTATCTAATTCTTTACGCATATAATGCGCAAGTTGCTTCAGATCGCCGCTATCGATGGTCATCATCATTTTTTTTCTATCCAAGTTCGGTGTCTTTTTAATTTCCTCTATAAATATAGCTAATCCTTTCTTTATCTCATAAGTGTCTGTCATCACAAAGAAAAAGTTTGCTTTCTCTACCAACACATCCAAGAAGTAGCGAAACGCCTGTCTTTCGGTCGGGAATGATTTTATGAAAGCGTGGTTTATATTGCTGGTAATTGTATTAGGAGGGGTTAGCTCAGGAAATTTTCTGAACAAAAAAGGATTACCAATTGGACTGTCTAATAGATACGCGTCTTTTATGGAATAATACCCTTGTTCAAAGCCTGGCAGGCGAGCTAAAGAACCGATAAAAAAGGTTGTTGGTCCTGATGCGAATTTTACTCGCAGGCTCTTGGTTAGTACTCGAATTGGATAATTAAAGACATTCAATAAAAAAGCCGTCAGCATATTCGCTTCGACAATTGGAGCTGTGATTCTCACTATTGGTTCTCCTGGGAAGAAGATGGTACCGTCTTTCATGGAGAAGACCTCACCGGAGAACTTAAGATCCTTGTAATATTCTTCCGATTTTTTAGAATCTATTAGATTCATGCGCTTCAATAATTGGACAGCCCGATCATCGAATCTGAACTGAAGTAATATATCTACGAAACGCTGGAGACCATCAAATACGTAAAAATTCCAGTTTTCTGGAAGATCGCGCACGACCAAATCGAACGTAGCAACACTCTTTT
Proteins encoded in this region:
- a CDS encoding inositol monophosphatase; translated protein: MKQYLEFAKKLAREAEEIALKYFSFEVDSTWKEDNTPLTKADIEINDMVIKRINETYPEHSIYGEEISDKKENSKYIWVCDPIDGTMAFSCGLPMFVFSIALVDQSNGLPILGLINDPVMKNMYWAYKGSGAYRNGKEISVSKTDTFLNTYSLTGASGKDVGFSNLPVHKLLGEKKSRVMKFPSFIYGAIQIANGKFVAGAFYGKNGHDVAALKIITEEAGGKVTDLDGEERRYDEDGLGCIISNGLLHKDLLEIVQSGKL